CGATTTCCACGTGATCGCGGAAATCCTTCTCGAAACTCGCCTTGTGGCTGACATTGAGCTGGCCGGGCACATAGTCGATGTCGAGGTTCTGGGAGGCGGTGAAATCGTGGATATGGCGCTTGGCGTCCTCGGCCATGTCGAAGAGGGCCTTTGCGCGTTCGTAGCCGAGTTCGGCCTCCAGCTCCTCCGCCTCGGCGCGCTGGCCGGTGCCGAGCTGGCCGCCGTTGCGCCCGGACGCGCCGTCGCCGAAGCGGTGCGCCTCGATGAGCGTGACGCGCACGCCCTTCCGCGCGAGATTGTAGGCAGCCTGCAGGCCGGTGAAGCCGCCGCCGACGATGGCGACATCGGTCTCGACGGATCCGTCGAGGGGGGCATATTCGGGACGCTCGCCGACGCTTGCCTCATACCAGGAGACGCCGGGGGAAATCGGGCTTTGCCAGGGCATTGCACACACTCGTGTTCGAGAGGGTGCAGCGGCGCGCCGGGGCGCCGCCGCTCTCAGGGTCTGGTCTCTCGCAGCGGCCCGGACCGCCGGCCGCTCAGACGTTGAGCAGCAGGAACTCGCGTTCCCAGGGGCTGATCACCTGCATGAAGGTCTCGAACTCGCCCCGCTTGACGCCGGCATAGAGGCCGATGAACTCGGCGCTCAGCACCTCGGCCAGAGCCGGATCGGATTCGAGCAGCGACACGGCCTCCAGCAGGCCGCGCGGCAGGTCGATAGAGCCCTCGTTGGCGGTGTCCTCCGTCGGCGCGGTCGGCTCGAGCTTGTTCATGATGCCGAGCAGGCCGCAGCCGAGCGAGGCCGCGAGCGCGAGATAGGGGTTGGCGTCCGAGCCGGGAAGCCGGTTCTCGATGCGCCGCGCCGCAGCGTCCGATACCGGCACGCGGAAGGCCGTCGTGCGGTTGTCGTAGCCCCAGGCATTGTTGACGGGCGCCGACATGTCGGGTGTCAGGCGCCGGTAGGAATTCACATAGGGCGCCATCATGACCAGCGTCTTCGGCACATAGGCCTGCATGCCGCCGATGAAGTGGAAGAACTCCTGCGAGGCCGATCCGTCCGGATTGGAGAAGACGTTCCGGCCGGTCTCGATCTCCACCACGGACTGGTGGATGTGCATGGCCGAGCCCGCCTGTCCCTGCATGGGCTTGGCCATGAAGGTGGCGTAGATGCCGTGCTTCATCGCCGCTTCGCGGATCGTGCGCTTGAACAGGAACACCTGGTCGGCGAGCTCGACGGGATCGCCGTGGCGCAGGTTGATCTCGAGCTGCGCCGGGCCCTCCTCGTGGATCAGGGTATCGATCTCGAGCCCCTGCTTTTCCGAGAAGTGGTAGATGTCGTCGATCAGCTCGTCGAACTCGTTGATGCCGGCGATGGAATAGCCCTGGCCGCCCTGGATGGCGCGGCCGGAGCGGCCCTTCGGCGGATGCAGCGGATAGTCCGGGTCGTCGTTGACGGCGACGAGGTAGAACTCGATCTCCGGCGCCACCACCGGCTTCCAGCCGCGGTCGCTATACATCTTGACGACGTTTTTCAGCACGTTGCGCGGCGTGTAGGGCACGTTCTCGCCGGTCGAACCGACGATGTCGCAGATGACCTGCGCGGTCGGGTCGGTCTCCCACGGCACGACGGAAAGCGTCGAAAGATCCGGCACGAGCTTCAGGTCGCTGTCGCGCGGCTCGTAGCGGAAATTGCCGGTCTCCTCCGGATAGTCGCCGGAGATCGTGTGGCGATAGAGCGCCGACGGCAGCGCCAGCGAGGTGTTCGAGGTGAACTTCGACGACGGCATCATCTTGCCGCGCGGCACCCCTGCAAGGTCCGGCGTGATGCATTCGATGTCTTCGATGCCGCGGGCGCGAAGCCAGTCTGCGGCGTCCTTCCAGGTCTTTACCCCGCGCGGCACGCTGATGGCGGGAGGGATTTTAGAGGAGCGTGCGGCCTTTTCGATGGTGGGGGTAACGACTTTCTTTTTGGACGGCATGAGACACCGGGTTTGGTTGACGATGCGCCATCATAGCCGGAGTTTGACCCTTGGCTAGCTCCCCCCGGGGGGTAGAAAAGACGATTTTTCAGGAATTTGCGCGCTTTTCGCCGGTTGACTTTCGCTCGCGATGGCCGAAAGGAAGGCAAAACGGGGATCGGACACGTGGCGGAACGGCGAGACGTCGTCATCATCGGAGCGGGCGCGGCGGGCATGATGTGCGCCATCGAGGCGGGCCGGCGCGGCCGCCGCGTGCTGGTGCTCGACCATGCCTGCGCGCCCGGCGAGAAGATCCGCATTTCCGGCGGCGGGCGCTGCAACTTCACCAATATCCATGCCGGGCCGAAGAACTTCCTCTCGGCCAATCCGCATTTCTGCAAGTCGGCGCTCGCCCGCTACACGCCGCGCGACTTCCTCGACCTCGTCGAGCGCC
The Shinella zoogloeoides DNA segment above includes these coding regions:
- a CDS encoding glutamine synthetase family protein produces the protein MPSKKKVVTPTIEKAARSSKIPPAISVPRGVKTWKDAADWLRARGIEDIECITPDLAGVPRGKMMPSSKFTSNTSLALPSALYRHTISGDYPEETGNFRYEPRDSDLKLVPDLSTLSVVPWETDPTAQVICDIVGSTGENVPYTPRNVLKNVVKMYSDRGWKPVVAPEIEFYLVAVNDDPDYPLHPPKGRSGRAIQGGQGYSIAGINEFDELIDDIYHFSEKQGLEIDTLIHEEGPAQLEINLRHGDPVELADQVFLFKRTIREAAMKHGIYATFMAKPMQGQAGSAMHIHQSVVEIETGRNVFSNPDGSASQEFFHFIGGMQAYVPKTLVMMAPYVNSYRRLTPDMSAPVNNAWGYDNRTTAFRVPVSDAAARRIENRLPGSDANPYLALAASLGCGLLGIMNKLEPTAPTEDTANEGSIDLPRGLLEAVSLLESDPALAEVLSAEFIGLYAGVKRGEFETFMQVISPWEREFLLLNV